Below is a window of Rhodothermales bacterium DNA.
CACGTCCAGGGCCTCATCGAGGGCGCGGGAGATTTCGTCGGTGACGATTCCGATGTTCATCGCAGAATGAAAAATGAAAAATGAAAAGCCCGTAACCCGGGAAACCTCCAATCAATCCGTAACCCGGGAATCCTTCAGTCAACCCGAACCCAGGTAAACATGCGGCAATCCGCAAATCGACGTGTCATCCCCACCCCGATGCGTCGCAACAGTTCCTCGGCAACACCTTGTCCTGAGCACCAGTCTGTCTTCCTGCCTGCACTGAGCGAAGCCGAAGTGAGCGTCAGCGAGGGACCCTAAAACGGCACCACCCGACCACCCGGCGCAACCCACTTCCACACCTCGCCATCCTCGGGGTGCTGGATGCTGCCGAGCAGCACAAACTCGAGCTTTCGGAGAATCGATGTTGAAGGACTTTCGGCCGGCAGCGTGTGGGCGACAAAACGAATCCCCCCGCTGTCAGCCGCTTCCGCCGCAAGCGCCATCAACGCGGCCGCCATCCGGGTGGCGACGCCTTTGCCTTCGTGGCCCGGGAAGGTGAAATACGCTATCTCGGCCTCCAACTCCACCGCCGGCCCCGCGAAGCCGCAGGTGCCCACGACCTGGCCGGCCTCGACCGCCACATACCCCGTCCACGGCCGGACAAAGCCTTTTCGGCTATAAAGCGCTACAGTCGCCGCCACGACATCGGGCAGCATCGGATGGGGCTCGGCGCCGGCCAGATCGACGGAGCCGTCGAGTTCGATGGGGTGGAGGTGCATATGCGTCAACGATGTTCGTAGCTCGTAGCCCGGGAATTCACCCGACAATCCGTGTAATACACACGCGAGCAAATCCTACATCGCTTCCATTGTTCTGATGCTTACCGCGTAGGCTCTCTGGGGATTATGAATGAGCAGTAGGTCAATCTCATCCTGACTAAAACCATGCTTCATCATGGCTGGAACCAGGTACACAAAAATATCAGTATATCCACGATAGTCGCCCCCATTTTCCTGTCCGACGCTATACCACCCCGAGTCATGCGAGATCAGTACCTTGTGAAGTAGATTTTCATCTTTCATCTTTATCAAGATAGGTACCAACCACTCAATTCCACCTGGCTTATCCACATTGTTATTATTCACGTTATCCAAGGAAATCCATGCTCCCTGGCTGGCAGCGTCAATATACCCATCCACCGTCCCCCCCTGCGCATGCGTCCAGACGAACGCGTCGGCAGATACGCCTTCTTCTTTCAGTATCTGCAGTTGAGCCAGTGCAGGACCATCCGCACCCGTATGGGAAACAATTGTCAACCCCGTTTCTTTATGCGTGATCGCCGCCGCCCTCACCAGATTTACATGCATCGACGACAAGGTATCTCCCCCATCCACCGCTATTTTGATAAAGCCCGGGTAAATGCCTGTCCCTTCAATTCCATTTTTAAATTCTTCAATCCATATCCTGGCAATCTCTTCCGGGCCGGCCTCTAAAGCAGATGGAGGAATAAACCGACTATTTCCTGCCCCATAATACCCTGTATTTGTAACGATGTTGATACCACTTTTTTCAGAAAGCTCTCGAAGTAATAGGGGATCTCGCCCGAGATACGCGGGGGTACATTCAAACAAAGTGTTTACTCCATTCTCTTTTGCTTCCAGTAAAAATGGAAGGGCCCGAGCAACTACTTCGGACCGTTCCCAGCGATGATATCCCGTACTGTCCGCTCCGATAAAATCCACCAGGACATGTTCATGAATTAAACTGACCCCCATTTCCCGTACGGGTATTTCACCATTCACGGTAATGAGGTTCACCTGGTTCGAAGGCGACGCGCAACTCGAAACCATCAAACATAGAAATAGAAGTACAAGTTGCTTCATCATCCTTATCACTTTCATGTCGGAATAAAATGCCCCGCGCCGCTGGGTCATAATCACTGGGGACATCAGGACCGGGCATCGGCTTGGTCGGTGTGAAACAGTTTAGCGTGGAATCCTTTTCTCCAGCTCAGCGATTCGCTGTCGCAAGCGGGCGTTCTCCAACTCCAAGTCGCGCACGGTTGGTGTACCCGAATTCCCTGGTTGAACGATCCGATCTTCCGTGAGGTAGACGCCGGAGAACATCGATGTCTTGACCGTGGCCTCGTGCAGGCGGCCTCGTGCAGGTTGCCCGATCGATCCCGATAGCGGACGTCATAAATACGATCACTTTTATCGCCGAACCAGCCCCGTCCGAACGGACTCCACCGCGATTCGAGCAGTTCGCCACCCTGGCTACCGATATACTCCTTCACCTGATTGCCGTCCATGCCGCCGGCGATCAGCCGGAGTGCGAGCATCACCACCAGCACCACAGCGAATAGCGTAATCGAATCCATGGGCCTTGAATCGGGTTGAGATGGATAGAGGGCCGGGCGCTGGCTAGAGCGCAACCTCTAGGGGATGAGGGAAGCCGGCCGAAACAAGGCTCGCAAAGACGATGTGCCGAACGCCGTGGATTGCCTTTGCCTTACACCAGACGTTACCTGGCGACCATAAACGTCTTGCTCCCCTGAATCTGTTCGTCGCGGCTGTAGGTTATCAGGTACATTCCCGGACTCAGCGAGGACACATCCAATTCGCATCTCCTCTCTTCACACACCAGCGGAGCGGCAACCGATCGCCCGAGCACATCGATGACTCTGGCGTCTATTCTATGTAGCCTATCCGGAAAAACCAGCGTAAGTCGCGTCGTCACGGGATTCGGATATACCACAACGGCCAGAGCCTCCGGGCTGTCTATTTCCTCCACACCAACCCGGATGCTGCGCGACCCGTACTCGGTATCGCCCACTTTGACATACGTGAATTCTATCGTACCACCCTCGCCATCACCGAACAAACCCAGACTGCCAATGCCATGATAAAAGACCGCACCGCCGGTCAACCCCGGCCCATAGGTTTTTACAGCATTAAACGGAGCAAAATCCGACCCGATCGCAAGCTGGAAATTCTCTTCCGTAGCATATCCTCCTCCCACCCACATACCTAATCCTTCACCACACTCATCGATGCTGTTGAAGTTGGTATCCAAACTACAGAACCCGACCTCATCACCCAACGCAGCGTCAAAATGCACGACATTGGCTTGTAGCGTGTCATACCGCAAATACTCCCACCACAGGGTATCTCGACGCTCCGCGCCCACTTCAAACTCGACAATGCGATAGGTCTGTCGGACAAAATAGCTCCGGTCGTTGATCATCGTGTCCGCCACGATCTCATGCAAGGTATACTCATCCATATCGCCACCGAACCAGACGCCGGGCATATGGACTTTCGTCTCCCAGATATTGCCCATTTCGAGTGGGTAATACCCTCTCCAATCGAGCGTGTCCTGTACAGGCTCGGTTTGGGCCTGCACCCCCTGGGATGCACGGATGGACAGGAGTAGGAGAGTACGATGGCGTTTTTCATCGAGGCTTGCCGGGCTAAATCGTGATCCCGCCCGTTGTTTCGCAAGAGATCTGTCGTCGGTGACGGACTGTTACAAAACATGTACAGCGCCGGCGATTATCGGTTTCGTCTGGTGAGAGCCCTCACCCCTTCACAATCCCCCCCACCGCCTCCGCCAGCCGATCCACCTCCTCTTCGCTGTTGAAGATGTGCGTCGACACCCGGAGCGCGTCCAACCCCTGCTCGGTCACGACGCGGCAGCGCATCTGGTGCTCGCTCAATAAAACCCGGAAAAGCTCGTCGTAGGGCAGTTTATCCAACTTAAACGTCGTAATGCCGGCCGACAGCGATGCGTCCTCGGGGGGCAACACCGTCACGCCGGGCAGTTCGCGGAGGTGCTGCTGGAGACGCCACATCAGCCCTGACCCTACGTGGCCACGCGCTCGTTCGCAGAACTTCCAAAGTCAGAATAAAATCAAGATGCTCTCCTGTTCACTCTGTGCCAGCTTCTCAATCTGATCGAAGTCCCGTCGCAGGAGTGCTTCGATGTCACGAGTCTTGCAATTTCCCCGGCGTATCCAGATTACTTTGGGAGGGAAACCGTGCATGAGACTGATCTCGTTGAAATCGGAATCCTTGCTCACGATCAGATAGCCGTTCTCGCGGGAATAGTGCCAGACAACGAGATCATCCGCCTCACCAAGACCCAATTCCGAAACATGAACCGAGCCCGAATACACGTCTGCCAGGCGACCGACCAGGCTCGGTGAGAGATTCTGATCGAAGAGCAGCTTCATGCAGAAACGGCTACAATGGCGCGTTCACGCTCAGCCGCATACTCCAGGCTGGCCAGAATATCCTCCTTCTCCAGATACGGAAAATCCGCAAGCACTTCCTCATAGGTCATGCCGGCGGCGAGGTAGCTTAGCACATCGTACACGGTAATGCGGAGCCCGCGGATGCAGGGCTTGCCGCCACGTTTGCCGGGCTCGAGGGTGATTCTGTCCTTGTAG
It encodes the following:
- a CDS encoding GNAT family N-acetyltransferase, coding for MHLHPIELDGSVDLAGAEPHPMLPDVVAATVALYSRKGFVRPWTGYVAVEAGQVVGTCGFAGPAVELEAEIAYFTFPGHEGKGVATRMAAALMALAAEAADSGGIRFVAHTLPAESPSTSILRKLEFVLLGSIQHPEDGEVWKWVAPGGRVVPF
- a CDS encoding T9SS type A sorting domain-containing protein, which encodes MGNIWETKVHMPGVWFGGDMDEYTLHEIVADTMINDRSYFVRQTYRIVEFEVGAERRDTLWWEYLRYDTLQANVVHFDAALGDEVGFCSLDTNFNSIDECGEGLGMWVGGGYATEENFQLAIGSDFAPFNAVKTYGPGLTGGAVFYHGIGSLGLFGDGEGGTIEFTYVKVGDTEYGSRSIRVGVEEIDSPEALAVVVYPNPVTTRLTLVFPDRLHRIDARVIDVLGRSVAAPLVCEERRCELDVSSLSPGMYLITYSRDEQIQGSKTFMVAR
- a CDS encoding DUF5615 family PIN-like protein, whose translation is MKLLFDQNLSPSLVGRLADVYSGSVHVSELGLGEADDLVVWHYSRENGYLIVSKDSDFNEISLMHGFPPKVIWIRRGNCKTRDIEALLRRDFDQIEKLAQSEQESILILF
- a CDS encoding DUF433 domain-containing protein; its protein translation is MSYKDRITLEPGKRGGKPCIRGLRITVYDVLSYLAAGMTYEEVLADFPYLEKEDILASLEYAAERERAIVAVSA